A portion of the Micromonospora vinacea genome contains these proteins:
- a CDS encoding SEC-C domain-containing protein produces MPTREILTKADLAELRRSALGTANPLGVAADVAEAAEQGRLEDPDDAGDAFTLAAEIAEIRARPEAALRYAEQAVVAYPSGDDPRAGFARALRARALFQAGGRDDEAMAELTALRPLLLVQPDAPAYVSAALDAAGRSATAETWLSEAVDTVLNERATAASGPASTAIDPVVDLGPPDAPGVAFFLLQQRHRVRRNLNLPHDRQDDLADRLETQLVRRAGERRDTESDLLFWPRSEFDRLLAEHPALAEVYGPDWDAHRGRLETELVRLRDAGQAGLGVFGATVAGLTAFAGRRGGDPADAAVRAGYAAEVSARPSARIAWPPERNDACWCGSGLKYKKDCLPRSRS; encoded by the coding sequence CCAACCCGCTCGGTGTCGCCGCCGATGTCGCGGAGGCCGCCGAACAGGGGCGGCTGGAGGACCCGGACGACGCCGGCGACGCGTTCACGCTGGCCGCCGAGATCGCGGAGATCCGGGCCAGGCCCGAGGCCGCGCTGCGGTACGCGGAGCAGGCCGTGGTGGCGTACCCGTCCGGCGATGACCCCCGGGCCGGGTTCGCCCGCGCGCTGCGGGCCCGCGCGCTGTTCCAGGCCGGCGGCCGCGACGACGAGGCGATGGCGGAGTTGACCGCGTTGCGCCCGTTGCTGCTCGTGCAGCCCGACGCCCCCGCCTACGTCAGTGCCGCGCTGGACGCCGCTGGGCGTTCGGCGACCGCCGAGACGTGGCTGAGCGAGGCGGTCGACACAGTGCTCAACGAACGCGCGACCGCCGCGTCCGGGCCGGCCAGCACCGCGATCGACCCGGTGGTCGATCTCGGTCCGCCGGACGCGCCAGGTGTGGCCTTCTTCCTGTTGCAACAGCGGCATCGGGTACGCCGGAATCTGAACCTGCCGCACGACCGGCAGGACGACCTGGCGGACCGGTTGGAGACCCAGCTCGTGCGTCGGGCGGGTGAGCGTCGGGACACCGAGTCGGATCTGCTCTTCTGGCCGCGGTCCGAGTTCGATCGCCTGCTCGCCGAGCACCCTGCCCTCGCGGAGGTGTACGGGCCGGACTGGGACGCGCACCGGGGGCGGTTGGAGACGGAGTTGGTTCGGCTGCGGGATGCCGGTCAGGCCGGGTTGGGCGTGTTCGGGGCGACGGTGGCCGGGTTGACCGCGTTCGCCGGTCGACGTGGCGGCGATCCGGCTGACGCGGCGGTGCGGGCCGGCTACGCGGCCGAGGTGTCGGCGCGGCCCAGCGCACGGATCGCCTGGCCGCCGGAGCGTAACGACGCCTGCTGGTGCGGTTCGGGCCTCAAGTACAAGAAGGACTGCCTGCCCCGCTCCCGGAGCTGA
- a CDS encoding metallophosphoesterase: protein MLVIAHLSDTHLDSHPRSAERTARVMDYLHGLPRPVDAILITGDIADHGEVAEYETAARLFDSPLPVMVCPGNHDVRPAYRKGLLGDDGGGTGPINARHDVAGAVFLLADSSVPGADDGHLDEETMAWLADELGSVPAETPTFIALHHPPVVLHHPVIDPMRLLPADPLAELVAAHPQVVAVLTGHFHTAAASTFAGRPLRIAPGVVSTLRMPWEGEGPLTTQTQPPGVAFHVYDDAGLLTTHYRVVV, encoded by the coding sequence GTGCTGGTCATCGCGCACCTCAGTGACACCCACCTCGACAGCCACCCCCGGTCGGCCGAGCGGACCGCCCGGGTCATGGACTACCTGCACGGCCTGCCACGACCTGTCGACGCGATCCTGATCACCGGGGACATCGCCGACCACGGCGAGGTGGCCGAGTACGAAACCGCCGCGAGGCTGTTCGACTCCCCGCTTCCGGTGATGGTCTGCCCGGGCAACCACGACGTGCGCCCCGCGTACCGCAAGGGTCTGCTCGGTGACGACGGCGGCGGCACCGGCCCGATCAACGCCCGCCACGACGTGGCCGGGGCGGTCTTCCTCCTCGCCGACTCTTCAGTGCCCGGCGCGGACGACGGTCACCTGGACGAGGAGACGATGGCGTGGCTCGCCGACGAGCTGGGTTCGGTGCCGGCCGAGACGCCGACGTTCATCGCCCTGCATCACCCGCCGGTGGTGCTGCACCACCCGGTCATCGACCCGATGCGGCTGCTGCCGGCCGACCCCCTGGCCGAACTCGTCGCCGCCCACCCGCAGGTCGTCGCCGTGCTGACCGGGCATTTCCACACCGCCGCCGCGAGCACCTTCGCGGGCCGTCCCCTGCGGATCGCCCCAGGTGTGGTCTCCACTCTGCGGATGCCCTGGGAGGGCGAGGGCCCGTTGACCACCCAGACCCAACCGCCCGGCGTCGCGTTCCACGTGTACGACGACGCCGGACTGCTCACCACCCACTACCGGGTGGTGGTCTGA
- a CDS encoding LysE family translocator, translating into MRGVAVLGFLLAVAPITATPGASLTLVVSRVASGGRRQGWWVILGTVTGLYVHATLAAVGLAALVLRSSQAFWVVKLVGAGYLVGLGLWMLWSASRRRTGAGRRPTVPARRLPWRVDHPYLQGLLGNVLNPKAAAIYLTLAPQFLEPGRPVLMPMMLLATAHAALATGWLAGWTVVSGAAARLLRTASVRRMLDRLTGVLLVGLGVRAAAT; encoded by the coding sequence ATGCGCGGGGTCGCGGTGCTCGGCTTCCTGCTCGCCGTCGCGCCGATCACGGCCACGCCGGGCGCGAGCCTGACCCTGGTCGTCTCGCGGGTCGCCAGCGGCGGGCGGCGGCAGGGCTGGTGGGTGATCCTGGGTACGGTGACCGGGCTGTACGTGCACGCCACGCTGGCCGCTGTCGGGCTGGCCGCGCTGGTGCTCCGCTCGTCGCAGGCGTTCTGGGTGGTCAAGCTGGTCGGGGCTGGTTATCTGGTCGGGCTCGGGCTCTGGATGCTCTGGTCGGCGTCGCGCCGTCGCACGGGGGCGGGACGGCGACCGACGGTTCCCGCCCGGAGGCTGCCCTGGCGCGTGGACCACCCGTACCTGCAGGGGTTGCTCGGCAACGTGCTGAATCCCAAGGCCGCCGCCATCTATCTCACGTTGGCACCGCAGTTCCTCGAACCGGGCCGACCGGTGCTGATGCCCATGATGCTTCTCGCCACGGCACACGCCGCGCTCGCCACCGGTTGGCTCGCCGGCTGGACCGTCGTCTCCGGCGCCGCCGCCCGGTTGCTGCGCACCGCATCGGTGCGACGAATGCTCGATCGGTTGACCGGCGTGCTCCTGGTCGGCCTCGGCGTCCGTGCGGCGGCGACCTGA
- a CDS encoding ROK family transcriptional regulator has protein sequence MFPGIDTGTFAGPPAATAVFTTVLTEGPVSRVALARRLGLSSAAVTKAARPLIDLGYLHELAATERSGPGAGRPASPLAVRAEREFFLGVKITADEVIGVVCDLRAQVHASARRSFDDPDVDAVLAEVGRLADDLFDTFPGDRTRVHRLGLALSGDIDRGIGLVRYSPFLHWRDVPLGRLAAQHTGLTVTVENDVKALTAAEHWFGEGVGAESFALVTVGTGIGCGLVVNGRLVSGSYGVAGEIGHLTVDATGPDCHCGGRGCVESIAGTDAIVAQARDRTGRPDLTIDEAVALARGGHEQVRAVFTRAGGAIGCAIAAVANLVGPTRIVVSGEGLAAYDLFDSHIRTSFERQAFGAAARCPLSIRPLPFEEWARGAAAVSIQSLVVP, from the coding sequence ATGTTTCCTGGGATCGACACCGGTACGTTCGCCGGGCCACCGGCAGCGACGGCGGTCTTCACGACGGTGCTGACCGAGGGGCCGGTGAGTCGGGTCGCGCTCGCCCGCCGGCTCGGGCTCTCCTCCGCCGCCGTCACCAAGGCCGCCCGGCCGCTCATCGACCTGGGTTACCTGCACGAACTGGCCGCCACCGAGCGCTCCGGACCGGGCGCCGGACGCCCCGCCAGCCCCCTCGCGGTGCGCGCCGAACGCGAGTTCTTCCTCGGGGTGAAGATCACCGCCGACGAGGTGATCGGCGTGGTCTGCGACCTGCGCGCACAGGTCCATGCCAGCGCCCGCCGGTCGTTTGACGACCCCGACGTCGACGCCGTCCTCGCCGAGGTGGGCCGGCTCGCCGACGACCTGTTCGACACGTTCCCCGGCGACCGCACCCGGGTCCACCGGCTCGGCCTGGCCCTCTCCGGCGACATCGACCGCGGCATCGGCCTGGTGCGCTACTCGCCGTTCCTGCACTGGCGGGACGTGCCACTGGGTCGACTGGCCGCCCAGCACACCGGTCTCACCGTCACAGTGGAGAACGACGTCAAGGCGCTCACCGCCGCCGAGCACTGGTTCGGCGAGGGGGTGGGGGCGGAGTCGTTCGCCCTGGTCACCGTGGGCACCGGCATCGGCTGCGGGCTCGTCGTCAACGGCCGCCTGGTCTCCGGCTCGTACGGTGTGGCCGGCGAGATCGGCCACCTCACCGTGGACGCCACCGGCCCGGACTGCCACTGCGGTGGCCGCGGCTGCGTCGAGTCGATCGCCGGCACCGACGCGATCGTGGCCCAGGCCCGCGACCGCACCGGCCGCCCCGACCTCACCATCGACGAGGCGGTGGCCCTGGCGCGCGGCGGCCACGAGCAGGTGCGGGCCGTCTTCACCAGGGCCGGCGGCGCGATCGGTTGCGCCATCGCGGCCGTCGCGAACCTGGTCGGTCCCACCCGCATCGTCGTGTCCGGCGAAGGGCTGGCCGCGTACGACCTGTTCGACAGCCACATCCGCACCAGCTTCGAACGGCAGGCCTTCGGCGCCGCCGCTCGGTGCCCCCTCTCGATCCGCCCGTTGCCCTTCGAGGAGTGGGCCCGCGGCGCGGCGGCCGTGAGCATCCAGTCGCTCGTCGTCCCCTGA
- a CDS encoding alpha-galactosidase D yields the protein MPSPTTPRRQHRTRAPLVAAALGVLLAAGAAPAHAAPTAPQAAPAQAAAEIAQRPFMGWTSWTMQSSKYPGLNPDGDYSYLTEANVLKQTDALATKLKPYGYQYVNIDAGWWRNNDWVPRFDQYARQTPDPVRFPRGMQAVADHIHGKGLKAGIYLPVGLEKEAYAGGAAPIWNAPGCTTADIVYPDLRTTNGWDSAYKLNFDNPCAQKYIDSQAQLFADWGYDFLKLDGVGPGSFKSGDNYDNVADVAAWQRAIATAGRPIHLELSWSLDINHAADWKRYSNGWRIDTDVECYCNTLVSWENSVDDRFDDAPAWSRKAGPGGWNDLDSLNVGNGEMDGLTKAERQSYATLWAISKSPLYTGDDITRLDDYGLSLLTNREVIAIDQNGGAPARPVTPAGDQQVWGAKNPDGSYTVALFNLADAPASVTAHWASFGFTGNASVRDVWNRRDLGPQKNAITAALPAHGSRLFTVRPGTALTSTSYEAEAPGNTLTGTASVGGCDACSGGQKVGNLYVGGTVRFNDVTVRKDGIYTVAVSYVSGDARSVQVSSNSGNGSYLKFPSTGDWGTVETVTVRLALKAGTNTITFDSGTWYSPDIDRIAVPQTL from the coding sequence ATGCCGTCACCGACAACCCCGCGCAGACAGCACCGCACCCGGGCGCCGCTCGTCGCGGCGGCGCTGGGCGTACTCCTCGCCGCAGGCGCCGCCCCCGCCCACGCCGCCCCGACGGCCCCGCAGGCCGCGCCGGCGCAGGCCGCCGCGGAGATCGCGCAGCGCCCCTTCATGGGGTGGACCAGTTGGACCATGCAGTCCTCCAAGTACCCGGGCCTGAACCCCGACGGCGACTACAGCTACCTCACCGAGGCCAACGTCCTCAAGCAGACCGACGCCCTCGCCACCAAGCTGAAGCCGTACGGCTACCAGTACGTCAACATCGACGCCGGCTGGTGGCGCAACAACGACTGGGTGCCGCGCTTTGATCAGTACGCCCGGCAGACCCCCGACCCGGTGCGGTTCCCCCGCGGGATGCAGGCCGTCGCCGACCACATCCACGGCAAGGGGCTGAAGGCCGGCATCTACCTGCCCGTCGGGCTGGAGAAGGAGGCGTACGCAGGCGGCGCCGCGCCGATCTGGAACGCCCCCGGCTGCACCACCGCGGACATCGTCTACCCGGACCTGCGCACCACCAACGGCTGGGACAGCGCGTACAAGCTGAACTTCGACAACCCCTGCGCGCAGAAGTACATCGACTCGCAGGCGCAACTCTTCGCCGACTGGGGTTACGACTTCCTGAAGCTCGACGGGGTCGGGCCGGGCTCGTTCAAGTCCGGTGACAACTACGACAACGTGGCCGACGTGGCCGCCTGGCAGCGGGCCATCGCCACCGCCGGCCGGCCGATCCACCTCGAACTGTCCTGGTCGCTCGACATCAACCACGCCGCCGACTGGAAGCGGTACTCCAACGGGTGGCGCATCGACACCGACGTCGAGTGCTACTGCAACACGCTGGTCAGCTGGGAGAACTCGGTCGACGACCGGTTCGACGACGCGCCGGCCTGGAGCCGCAAGGCCGGCCCCGGCGGGTGGAACGACCTCGACTCGCTCAACGTGGGCAACGGCGAGATGGACGGCCTCACCAAAGCCGAGCGTCAGTCGTACGCGACGCTGTGGGCGATCTCGAAGTCGCCGCTGTACACCGGGGACGACATCACCCGCCTGGACGACTACGGGTTGTCGTTGCTGACCAACCGCGAGGTCATCGCCATCGACCAGAACGGCGGAGCGCCGGCCCGGCCGGTCACCCCCGCCGGTGACCAGCAGGTCTGGGGCGCGAAGAACCCGGACGGCAGCTACACGGTGGCGCTGTTCAACCTCGCCGACGCGCCCGCGTCGGTCACCGCGCACTGGGCGTCGTTCGGGTTCACCGGCAACGCCTCGGTCCGGGACGTGTGGAACCGCCGCGACCTCGGACCGCAGAAGAACGCCATCACCGCGGCGCTGCCCGCGCACGGCTCGCGGCTGTTCACCGTACGGCCGGGCACCGCTCTGACCTCGACCAGCTACGAGGCCGAGGCTCCCGGCAACACCCTGACCGGCACCGCCTCCGTCGGCGGCTGCGACGCCTGCTCCGGCGGTCAGAAGGTCGGCAACCTCTACGTCGGCGGCACTGTGCGGTTCAACGACGTCACAGTGCGCAAGGACGGCATCTACACCGTCGCCGTCTCCTACGTCAGCGGTGACGCGCGGTCCGTCCAGGTCTCCTCCAACAGCGGCAACGGCAGCTACCTGAAGTTCCCCTCCACTGGTGACTGGGGCACCGTCGAGACGGTCACCGTCCGACTGGCACTGAAGGCGGGCACCAACACCATCACCTTCGACAGCGGCACCTGGTACTCCCCCGACATCGACCGGATCGCCGTACCGCAGACCCTCTGA